One window of Sphingobacteriales bacterium genomic DNA carries:
- a CDS encoding DNA alkylation repair protein, whose amino-acid sequence MKLSSKAETILDQINHKTKLGDLRKIAKEIKKDHALAMELWSTGRFLSMQLAILIMDLKLLSPEVIDHLVKDMQVHLFEERNQLMDWLMANQLTKDKKTIALIESWKNSPYALQRRTFWYYQGRLRWVGQPPPPNTVELLTTIEVSIANEEAEVQWAMNFTAGWIGVFDKQYRKRCIAIGEKTGLYKGEMVSKGCTPNYLPEFIEIESNKRNL is encoded by the coding sequence ATGAAACTATCTTCAAAAGCAGAAACTATTTTAGATCAGATCAATCATAAAACCAAACTTGGCGACTTGCGGAAAATCGCTAAAGAAATCAAAAAAGATCACGCTCTGGCTATGGAACTTTGGTCAACAGGGAGGTTTTTGTCCATGCAATTGGCAATATTGATAATGGATCTTAAACTACTTTCACCGGAAGTAATTGATCATCTGGTTAAGGATATGCAAGTACATCTGTTTGAGGAACGAAATCAGCTAATGGACTGGTTAATGGCCAACCAACTTACCAAAGACAAGAAAACAATTGCACTGATTGAATCATGGAAAAACAGTCCTTATGCGCTTCAAAGAAGGACGTTTTGGTATTACCAGGGGCGTTTGAGATGGGTAGGTCAACCCCCACCTCCTAATACCGTAGAATTACTGACTACAATAGAAGTATCCATTGCCAATGAAGAAGCAGAAGTTCAGTGGGCAATGAATTTCACCGCAGGATGGATTGGAGTTTTTGACAAACAATATCGAAAGCGGTGTATCGCTATTGGGGAAAAAACAGGACTTTATAAAGGCGAAATGGTATCAAAAGGGTGTACTCCCAATTATTTGCCGGAGTTCATTGAGATAGAAAGCAATAAAAGAAATCTGTAA
- a CDS encoding DASH family cryptochrome, with the protein MKQIIIVWFRNDLRLHDNEVLFQAVQDADQIIPVYCLDPRHFETTKYGFAKTGVHRIKFLLESLKDLRHLLRDAGADLLVRWGKPEEILFALAKYHRVKAVYCNQEVTDEESRVEDALDHHLATINVPLEFFWGSTLFHFDDLTATQSLDRLPDVFTQFRQFAETNLTVRPLFNTPGQIELPPNLSAGEIPELKDFLLSEPVADSRAVLSFAGGETQALLRLKYYLWEKDLLKTYEESRNELIGGDYSTKLSPWLALGCLSPRLIFEEVKRYEQDIVKNKSTYWLIFELMWRDYFRFIAMKYGNLLFKTTGIRQKTATGNRDWDRFNLWAQGKTGIPFIDANMRELNATGFMSNRGRQNTASFLVRDMNINWQMGAAYFESRLIDYDVCSNYGNWNYVAGIGNDPRENRYFNILSQAKRYDPQGLYVKRWCPELKKLPSTRIHEPYLLNEAEQRYVGVIIGKNYPAPCIDTGKWDQR; encoded by the coding sequence ATGAAACAAATCATTATTGTTTGGTTTAGAAATGATTTGCGGTTACATGACAACGAAGTGCTGTTTCAGGCTGTTCAGGATGCCGATCAAATCATTCCGGTCTATTGTTTAGACCCCCGTCATTTTGAAACCACCAAATATGGATTTGCAAAAACCGGAGTTCACCGGATAAAATTTTTACTGGAAAGCCTGAAAGACCTTCGACATTTGTTGAGGGATGCCGGTGCAGATTTGTTGGTGCGTTGGGGCAAACCCGAAGAGATTCTTTTTGCTTTGGCTAAATATCACCGGGTCAAGGCGGTTTATTGCAATCAGGAAGTTACCGACGAAGAAAGCCGTGTTGAAGATGCCCTCGATCATCATCTTGCTACTATTAATGTGCCGTTGGAGTTTTTTTGGGGCAGTACGTTGTTTCATTTCGATGATTTGACAGCTACCCAATCGTTAGACAGACTTCCCGATGTGTTCACCCAATTCCGTCAGTTTGCCGAAACCAACCTGACGGTGCGCCCTTTGTTTAATACTCCCGGTCAAATTGAGCTGCCTCCGAATCTTTCTGCCGGAGAAATTCCTGAACTGAAAGACTTTCTCCTTTCAGAACCAGTTGCTGATTCAAGGGCGGTTCTGTCTTTTGCAGGCGGAGAAACACAAGCGCTGCTCCGGCTCAAATATTACCTTTGGGAAAAAGACTTGTTAAAAACTTACGAAGAATCCAGAAATGAACTCATAGGAGGCGACTACTCGACCAAACTCTCCCCTTGGTTAGCCTTAGGTTGCCTTTCTCCCAGACTGATTTTCGAGGAAGTAAAACGATATGAGCAGGATATAGTTAAAAACAAATCCACCTATTGGCTGATTTTTGAACTGATGTGGAGGGACTATTTCCGGTTTATCGCCATGAAATATGGCAACCTCCTTTTTAAAACTACCGGTATCAGACAAAAAACAGCAACCGGAAACAGGGATTGGGATCGGTTTAATCTTTGGGCACAGGGTAAGACCGGAATTCCGTTTATTGATGCCAATATGCGGGAGTTGAACGCTACAGGATTTATGAGCAACCGCGGAAGGCAAAACACTGCTAGTTTTTTAGTTCGGGATATGAACATCAACTGGCAAATGGGGGCCGCCTATTTTGAGTCTCGTCTCATTGATTATGATGTATGCAGCAATTACGGCAATTGGAACTATGTGGCTGGAATTGGAAACGACCCCCGCGAAAACCGGTATTTCAATATCTTGTCTCAGGCAAAAAGATACGACCCACAGGGTTTGTATGTCAAACGTTGGTGTCCGGAACTGAAAAAACTGCCTTCAACCCGTATTCACGAGCCGTATCTGTTGAATGAAGCAGAACAACGTTATGTTGGCGTTATAATTGGTAAAAACTATCCCGCACCTTGTATTGATACCGGAAAATGGGATCAACGCTAA
- a CDS encoding divalent-cation tolerance protein CutA has product MSFIVVYITAAGEQEAKNIAGRLLEKRLIACANIFPVQSTYHWQGALVEDAEFVALVKTRSEFWEIVKEEVLKTHSYQTPCIMKFEVEANPEYERWIYKETQIDGGL; this is encoded by the coding sequence ATGTCATTTATCGTTGTTTATATCACCGCTGCCGGTGAACAGGAAGCTAAAAATATCGCCGGCAGGTTATTGGAAAAACGGCTGATTGCCTGTGCCAATATTTTTCCCGTTCAAAGCACATATCATTGGCAGGGGGCACTTGTGGAAGATGCCGAGTTTGTGGCTTTGGTAAAAACCCGCTCCGAATTTTGGGAAATCGTGAAGGAAGAGGTATTGAAAACTCACAGCTATCAAACGCCCTGTATCATGAAGTTTGAGGTAGAAGCCAACCCCGAATATGAGCGTTGGATTTATAAAGAAACGCAGATTGACGGAGGGTTATGA
- a CDS encoding glucosaminidase domain-containing protein → MSRHFTIFIALLFLTTACLEAFELTDAANHTRALNYLDEFKDLAVEEMHRTGIPASIKLAQGMFESGFGQSILAREANNHFGIKCKTEWTGDTILYTDDSPNECFRKYPNASESYKDHSEFLLTRDRYAFLFLLPAGDYLGWAEGLKKAGYATDPKYKEKIVRLIKTYKLFAFDVLMPEPVITEKTADLQIITTPEFSSSEGNQKEKAETNLSDRKNSKQQPSKQVCELRFLTDNHQNKLYSDGVGRQLNPSFNPELYAAQNRKQMVTDYTGIASTPATSAAASTQTNLVDPLGHGTVKVSENEMGQHSQTGLTEQNIQPVVAKANRPVSKQKEFIKNGIKAVCFPYSVFPDQIAQTYHYPISAILDFNDLEKNTLIPAKTNIFLASKHEQSRKKTKYHIVADKQTMWEIAQLYGIKLAALYQINKMPETMQPEAGRKIYLRTSPVRIAPKTFKK, encoded by the coding sequence ATGAGCAGACACTTTACCATTTTTATCGCCCTTTTATTTTTAACGACTGCCTGTTTAGAAGCCTTTGAGCTTACAGATGCCGCTAACCATACCAGAGCGTTAAACTATCTGGATGAGTTTAAAGATTTAGCTGTTGAAGAAATGCACCGAACCGGAATTCCGGCAAGCATTAAACTGGCGCAGGGCATGTTTGAGTCCGGTTTTGGGCAAAGTATTCTGGCAAGGGAAGCCAACAACCATTTTGGAATCAAATGTAAAACCGAATGGACAGGAGATACTATTTTATATACAGACGACTCGCCGAATGAGTGTTTCAGAAAATATCCCAACGCTTCCGAATCTTATAAAGACCATTCCGAGTTTTTACTGACCCGCGACCGCTATGCCTTTTTATTTTTATTGCCTGCCGGAGATTATTTGGGATGGGCAGAGGGGTTAAAAAAAGCAGGGTATGCCACCGACCCTAAGTATAAGGAAAAAATAGTGCGGTTAATCAAGACCTATAAGTTGTTTGCTTTCGATGTTCTGATGCCCGAACCGGTTATTACCGAAAAAACGGCGGACCTGCAAATCATTACCACTCCCGAATTTTCCTCATCAGAAGGAAACCAAAAGGAAAAAGCAGAAACAAACCTGTCGGACAGGAAAAACAGCAAACAACAACCTTCCAAACAGGTCTGTGAACTAAGGTTTCTAACAGACAATCATCAAAATAAACTATATTCGGATGGAGTAGGAAGGCAGTTGAATCCCTCGTTTAATCCTGAGTTATATGCCGCTCAAAACAGAAAACAGATGGTTACGGATTATACCGGAATTGCATCAACTCCGGCTACCTCTGCGGCAGCATCAACACAGACTAATCTTGTTGACCCTTTAGGGCATGGAACCGTTAAGGTATCCGAAAATGAGATGGGGCAGCATTCCCAAACCGGATTAACAGAACAGAACATTCAACCCGTGGTTGCAAAAGCTAACCGTCCGGTTTCCAAACAAAAGGAGTTTATCAAAAACGGAATCAAGGCTGTTTGCTTTCCATATTCTGTCTTTCCCGACCAAATTGCACAAACCTATCATTACCCAATTTCAGCCATTCTCGACTTTAACGATTTAGAGAAGAACACTTTAATTCCTGCTAAAACCAATATCTTTTTGGCATCGAAACACGAACAAAGCCGGAAAAAGACGAAATACCATATTGTCGCAGATAAACAAACGATGTGGGAAATTGCACAACTATACGGGATAAAATTAGCGGCACTATACCAAATCAACAAAATGCCGGAAACCATGCAGCCCGAAGCCGGCCGGAAAATTTACCTGAGAACATCTCCGGTCAGAATAGCCCCCAAAACCTTTAAAAAATAG
- a CDS encoding T9SS type A sorting domain-containing protein, whose amino-acid sequence MKKLLLTLTVSAFMGMSIYAQTPNCAAEIIGGAPNPEQPTICVLQNGSQTDCLLITNWNDPGTFANRKIVVTFPTLVDGVLVDIIQGVSDDGTYDFGDDGTGNPYPAGTYKFTAFAFNQSELDALAATINPLLPILTYPTIPTPADLAVVFDVLSGVLGPISIEDVESAICDFLPSILPTATLPYSVSDSPYDIAVVASGCVCGVGIENPVYDNSFSVSVSPVPANNFVELSVQTITPQTEVSVYDVTGKLVTNFTTSDKNIPLDITAYRAGMYIVSVSNGTTTQNTKFVKQ is encoded by the coding sequence ATGAAGAAACTGTTACTTACACTCACCGTTTCCGCTTTTATGGGTATGAGCATCTATGCTCAAACTCCTAATTGCGCTGCAGAAATCATTGGCGGAGCGCCCAATCCTGAACAACCTACCATTTGCGTTCTTCAGAACGGAAGCCAAACCGATTGTTTACTCATTACCAACTGGAACGATCCGGGAACATTTGCAAACCGGAAAATAGTGGTTACTTTTCCTACCTTAGTAGATGGAGTTTTAGTTGATATTATTCAAGGTGTCAGCGATGACGGAACTTATGATTTTGGTGATGATGGCACCGGAAACCCATATCCCGCAGGAACCTACAAATTTACCGCCTTTGCATTTAATCAGTCTGAACTTGATGCACTTGCAGCAACTATTAATCCTTTATTGCCCATTTTGACGTATCCTACTATCCCCACTCCTGCCGACCTGGCAGTAGTTTTTGATGTATTGAGCGGAGTTTTGGGTCCTATTTCTATCGAAGATGTTGAGAGCGCGATTTGCGACTTTTTACCCAGCATCCTTCCTACGGCTACTTTGCCTTATTCAGTGTCTGATTCTCCTTATGACATTGCTGTAGTAGCTTCAGGTTGTGTTTGTGGCGTAGGTATCGAAAATCCTGTTTATGACAACAGTTTCAGTGTAAGCGTTTCACCCGTTCCGGCTAACAACTTTGTGGAATTGAGCGTGCAAACCATTACGCCCCAAACCGAAGTTTCAGTTTATGATGTAACCGGTAAATTGGTAACCAACTTTACCACTTCCGACAAAAATATTCCTTTGGACATCACCGCATACAGAGCAGGTATGTACATTGTTTCTGTTTCTAACGGAACAACCACCCAAAACACCAAATTTGTAAAACAGTAA
- a CDS encoding aspartate aminotransferase family protein: MALTQRQLFLQHIAQTSDAPLMLEICRAEGIYLYSPSGKQYADLIAGISVSNLGHCHPEVVAAVQLQAATYMHLMVYGEYITAPQTELASLLTKHLPSELGSVYFVNSGAEATEGALKLAKRYTGRTGLVAFKNSYHGSTHGALSIIGSEYFKQNYRPLLPDVCHLDYNNFEQLAQINHHTACVVAEPVQAEAGVIVPKTGFLKALRDRCSQVGALLVFDEIQTGYGRTGTLFAFEQSEVVPDILLLAKGMGGGMPLGAFIASHNIMSVLTNNPVLGHITTFGGHPVSCAASLATLRVLLRENYIQEVKQKEQLFRQQLIHPAIKSVRSAGLLIAVEFVDFSFTKQVIDRCIQKGVITDWFLFADNCLRIAPPLTITPQQIADACRIICECAEEVGNNGVPFAGK; this comes from the coding sequence ATGGCGCTCACACAAAGACAATTGTTTTTACAACATATCGCCCAAACAAGCGATGCACCCCTGATGCTCGAAATTTGCCGTGCAGAAGGTATATACCTTTACAGCCCTTCGGGCAAACAGTATGCTGACCTGATTGCAGGAATTAGTGTGAGCAATCTGGGACATTGTCATCCCGAAGTGGTCGCCGCTGTTCAGCTACAAGCAGCAACCTATATGCACCTGATGGTTTATGGTGAATATATCACTGCGCCCCAAACCGAACTTGCTTCGTTACTGACCAAACACCTGCCTTCTGAACTTGGCAGTGTTTATTTTGTCAATTCAGGTGCCGAAGCCACCGAAGGCGCTTTGAAGTTGGCCAAACGCTATACCGGACGAACCGGATTGGTCGCCTTTAAAAATTCCTACCACGGCAGCACCCATGGTGCTTTGAGCATAATTGGCAGCGAATATTTTAAACAAAACTACCGCCCTCTTTTGCCCGATGTTTGTCATTTGGATTATAACAACTTTGAACAACTGGCTCAAATCAACCATCATACTGCCTGTGTGGTTGCAGAACCGGTTCAGGCGGAAGCAGGAGTGATTGTTCCTAAAACCGGTTTTCTGAAAGCACTAAGAGACCGTTGTTCTCAGGTTGGAGCATTGCTGGTGTTTGACGAAATTCAAACCGGCTACGGACGAACCGGAACGCTGTTCGCTTTTGAACAATCGGAAGTAGTGCCCGATATTTTGCTGTTGGCCAAAGGAATGGGCGGAGGAATGCCGCTTGGTGCTTTTATAGCTTCACATAATATCATGTCCGTACTGACCAATAACCCCGTTTTAGGACATATCACCACCTTTGGGGGACATCCTGTTTCCTGTGCCGCAAGTTTGGCCACCCTTCGGGTTTTGCTGCGCGAGAACTATATACAGGAAGTCAAACAAAAGGAGCAGTTGTTCCGTCAACAATTGATACATCCCGCCATCAAATCGGTGCGAAGTGCCGGATTGCTGATTGCTGTTGAGTTTGTGGATTTTAGTTTTACCAAACAAGTCATAGACCGGTGTATTCAAAAAGGAGTCATCACCGATTGGTTTTTGTTTGCCGATAACTGCCTTCGCATTGCCCCCCCTTTGACCATAACCCCTCAACAAATAGCAGATGCCTGCCGGATAATCTGTGAATGCGCCGAAGAAGTGGGAAACAACGGGGTTCCTTTTGCAGGAAAATAA
- a CDS encoding lamin tail domain-containing protein yields the protein MGQLYRILFVCLLWVNFFVLYAQSVSDCSLLTSGTYQLCDNFADGDFSENPPWNGDLADFTIDAQQLRTNASTPSPVQLTSPMALNMSESEVQWEFYARLRFNTSSNNYADIYLSSNTDDLKSGANGYFVRIGGTPDEVSLWRKDGTAPAVLLIDGIDGLTVTTNNLLRIKVTRAVSGLWTLQRDFGLTGLYLTEGTATDLTYTFGTQFGFLVNYTASNSANFYFDDIYIGNPIIDNTPPAINEVFAASDTTVTLVFSENVLPASAQNLNNYLLNGSSNPASATLVSGYLVVLTFANPFVSGQNNVLQVTGIQDFSGNTLLSAEAAFIYYGIQPGDVLINEIFADPTPQVGLPDAEFVELFNNTDFDINLTGWGFTKTFPSIEFVFPSVTLPANGYLIVCSGSNSTLYSPFGLTTGLFSSSTYLTNSGSNLSLISPQGILIDQVSYSDAWYGNTLKKEGGWSLERIDPANPCNGSNNWTASLHPSGGTPGVLNSVTGVLTDTSPPQITSYALVNNSAIELVFSEPLTGDEWSNPVNYSLGGGINIVTVLEDIQSVTLLFSTGIVEGLLYTLTIGQIQDCSGNIAQNLQIQFGLGQEAFPFDVLINEIYADTDPPLQYQNPSLTLPKVRFVELFNRSDKVIDLAQWQFSDATASATLTPYLLLPGAFVVLCSSTQTAELLAMGVPVLGVSSFPTLNVTGDNLLLTNNNGVTIHGVNYLKSWYRDAVKAEGGYTLELIDPGNPCEEAANWKASDAISGGTPGAENSVFGNNPDTSMPDLLRAEAISPTVVLLYFNETLDIQSAADVLQYTVNNGIGNPVSAVVPLNDFKSVAITLPSPLQENILYTISIGTGLTDCAGNGIAALFNQADFGLARTANPGDIVINEILFNPVTGGSDYVELYNPTNDIISLNNLYIANTQTGVPDTLTGHELISTESYSLLPGGFVALTPDIENIFQVYGNCGNPLHVSKFIQIPLPAMPDNEGTVAITDLLSTVVIDRVDYLDDWHNEIIDKKDGVALERVSYNAPSNGPDNWQSAAASFCYGTPSYVNSQTANPDYNDLSFTISPPSFSPDDDGNDDFTLITYQLSDPGYTANITIFNERGQEIRRLAKNEILGIQGFYKWNGMTENAEKAPLGIYVIFIELFNLDGDVQKIKKTCVVGGRLKN from the coding sequence ATGGGCCAGTTGTACCGCATCCTGTTTGTTTGTTTGTTGTGGGTGAATTTTTTTGTCCTGTATGCTCAATCGGTTTCAGACTGTAGTTTACTGACTTCCGGTACTTATCAGCTTTGCGACAACTTTGCCGATGGCGATTTTTCAGAAAACCCACCATGGAATGGCGACCTGGCAGATTTTACCATAGATGCCCAACAGTTGCGAACCAATGCCTCAACCCCTTCTCCTGTTCAACTTACTTCTCCGATGGCCCTCAATATGTCAGAAAGCGAGGTACAATGGGAGTTTTATGCCCGGCTTCGTTTCAATACTTCTTCAAACAATTATGCCGATATTTATCTGAGTTCAAATACCGATGACCTGAAATCAGGTGCTAACGGTTATTTTGTCCGTATCGGTGGAACACCGGACGAAGTGAGCCTTTGGCGAAAAGATGGCACTGCTCCCGCAGTATTGCTCATTGATGGCATTGATGGACTGACCGTTACTACCAACAATCTTTTGCGGATTAAAGTTACCCGTGCTGTTTCGGGGCTATGGACTCTGCAACGCGATTTCGGGCTTACCGGACTCTATCTGACCGAAGGAACCGCTACCGACCTAACCTATACCTTCGGCACGCAATTCGGGTTTTTGGTCAATTATACCGCCTCGAATAGCGCCAACTTTTATTTTGACGATATTTATATCGGAAACCCGATTATTGATAACACCCCCCCGGCCATCAATGAGGTTTTTGCAGCGTCAGATACTACGGTAACCCTCGTTTTTTCAGAAAATGTGCTGCCGGCTTCTGCCCAAAATCTGAACAATTATTTGCTCAACGGAAGCAGCAATCCGGCTTCGGCAACTCTTGTTTCGGGTTATTTGGTCGTACTTACCTTTGCCAATCCTTTTGTTTCGGGGCAAAACAATGTGCTTCAGGTTACAGGGATTCAGGATTTTTCCGGCAATACGCTGCTTAGTGCAGAGGCAGCTTTTATTTACTACGGGATTCAACCCGGAGATGTGCTGATCAATGAAATTTTTGCCGACCCAACACCTCAGGTAGGATTACCGGATGCTGAGTTTGTAGAACTTTTCAACAATACGGATTTCGACATCAACCTGACCGGATGGGGATTTACCAAAACCTTTCCTTCCATCGAATTTGTTTTCCCTTCTGTAACCCTGCCTGCAAATGGCTATTTGATTGTTTGTTCAGGTTCAAATTCGACTCTTTACTCCCCTTTTGGCCTGACAACCGGATTGTTCAGCAGCAGCACGTACCTGACCAACTCCGGCAGCAACCTCAGCCTGATTAGTCCGCAAGGAATTTTGATTGATCAGGTCAGCTATTCAGATGCCTGGTATGGCAACACCCTTAAAAAAGAAGGAGGGTGGTCTTTAGAGCGGATAGATCCGGCAAACCCCTGTAACGGCAGCAACAACTGGACAGCATCCCTGCATCCTTCGGGAGGAACCCCCGGAGTACTCAACAGTGTTACAGGCGTTTTAACCGATACCTCCCCTCCTCAAATAACCTCGTATGCTTTAGTCAACAACAGTGCAATAGAACTCGTTTTTTCTGAACCCCTGACAGGCGATGAATGGTCAAACCCTGTAAACTATTCGCTTGGCGGCGGCATCAATATAGTTACTGTGTTGGAAGATATTCAGTCTGTTACCTTACTGTTCAGTACCGGTATAGTGGAAGGACTGTTATATACCTTGACAATTGGTCAGATTCAGGATTGTTCGGGAAATATTGCTCAAAACCTGCAAATTCAGTTCGGACTTGGACAGGAGGCTTTTCCTTTTGACGTGCTGATCAATGAAATTTATGCCGATACAGATCCTCCCTTGCAATATCAAAATCCCAGCCTGACCCTGCCAAAAGTGCGTTTTGTAGAGCTGTTTAACCGGAGCGACAAAGTTATAGATCTGGCTCAATGGCAGTTTAGCGATGCCACTGCTTCGGCAACCTTAACTCCTTATTTGCTGCTGCCCGGAGCTTTTGTAGTGCTATGTTCTTCTACCCAAACAGCCGAACTGCTGGCCATGGGAGTGCCTGTGTTGGGAGTAAGCAGTTTTCCTACCCTCAATGTTACGGGCGACAACCTGTTATTGACCAACAACAACGGGGTTACTATTCATGGAGTCAATTATTTGAAAAGCTGGTATCGCGATGCGGTCAAAGCTGAGGGAGGTTATACGCTCGAACTCATTGACCCCGGAAATCCGTGTGAAGAAGCTGCCAACTGGAAAGCCTCCGATGCAATTTCGGGAGGAACACCCGGAGCTGAAAACTCGGTTTTTGGAAATAACCCCGACACGTCAATGCCCGATTTGTTGCGAGCCGAAGCAATATCCCCTACGGTGGTGTTGCTCTATTTTAACGAAACCCTTGACATTCAAAGCGCTGCCGATGTATTGCAATATACCGTCAATAACGGAATAGGAAATCCGGTTTCGGCGGTTGTGCCGCTCAACGATTTTAAATCGGTTGCAATTACCCTTCCCTCCCCCTTGCAGGAAAACATCCTTTATACCATAAGCATTGGTACGGGGTTAACCGATTGTGCCGGCAACGGCATTGCAGCGCTTTTTAATCAGGCGGATTTTGGTCTTGCGAGAACCGCAAACCCCGGCGATATCGTGATCAATGAAATCTTGTTTAATCCGGTTACCGGTGGTTCTGATTACGTAGAACTGTATAATCCCACCAACGACATCATCAGCCTCAACAACTTGTATATTGCCAATACACAGACCGGTGTGCCCGATACACTTACCGGTCATGAATTGATCAGCACAGAATCCTATTCTCTTTTGCCCGGTGGATTTGTGGCATTGACTCCCGATATAGAAAACATTTTTCAGGTCTATGGAAACTGTGGCAACCCGCTTCATGTTTCAAAATTCATACAAATACCCCTGCCTGCAATGCCCGACAACGAAGGAACGGTTGCCATCACCGATTTGCTTTCAACAGTTGTGATTGATCGTGTAGATTATCTGGATGACTGGCACAACGAAATTATAGATAAGAAAGACGGAGTGGCCTTAGAAAGGGTGAGCTACAATGCCCCTTCAAACGGTCCTGACAACTGGCAATCGGCTGCTGCTTCCTTTTGTTACGGAACGCCTTCTTATGTCAATTCTCAGACCGCCAACCCCGACTATAACGACCTGTCCTTTACAATCTCTCCGCCCTCTTTTTCGCCAGACGATGACGGTAACGATGATTTTACCCTCATCACCTATCAATTGTCCGACCCCGGTTATACGGCAAATATCACCATTTTTAATGAGCGCGGCCAGGAAATCCGCCGGTTGGCTAAAAACGAGATTTTGGGCATTCAGGGTTTTTACAAATGGAACGGCATGACCGAAAACGCCGAAAAAGCCCCCCTGGGAATTTATGTCATATTTATAGAGCTTTTTAATCTGGATGGAGACGTTCAGAAAATTAAAAAAACCTGTGTTGTTGGAGGCAGGTTGAAAAATTAA